In Gimesia panareensis, the genomic window AGAAACGTAAACTGTTCGATGGTCGTTCCGGCTGGTACGGGGACCACGATCGGTTCATCCAGTTGCAGGTTCCGGAAGACGCGACCCGAGGACAGCTCAAACACCGCTTCATGCAGGAAGGGAACATAATCGGGTTTGCTGGGCAGATTGTTCCAGTCGGCATCAAGGGAAGAGGTCATCAAGAGCACACGTCCCCGCTGGTGATTCATCATCACCAGCAGAGGTTTCTGGTTGGTGAGCTTTGCGATTTCCTGTGGTGCTATCGGGGCAGGCACATCCGATTCCGCTGCCCCGTCTTTCTCATCCGCAGGCGGAGCCTCGGTTTCAAGAAGCATGATATCCCACCAGCGATTAAACCGGGCTGCCGTCAATCCGTTGGCGTATTCGCCTCGAAACCGATTCAGCCAGGGACTCTGCAGACTGTCTGAGTCGATTTGAGTCACGTTGCCGAATTCCAGTCCCTGACTGGCTTCCTGTGCCTTCAACTCAACGGGAATCAGCCCCTGGGGTTGAAACAGCACCTTCTGGTATTCTTGCGGATTGACCTGATCACCCAGCGCGATCATGACGCCGCCCCCCTGCAGATTGACGAAATCAATCAGCGCCCCCGCCTGAACCTCGGTCAGGGAGTCGACGTTCGCCAGAATGACGACCGCCTGGTTTTTCAGGAGGTCTGCTGTCAGCTGATCCTTTTCAATGACGGTGGTTTGTATCCAGGGAGTCCGGTTGGTCGGTGCTGTCAGCGCCAGATTGGCGAAGAAGACCTCGCTGCGGGTCGGGTCAAAACTGGGAGTGCCATCCACCAGCAGCACAGGCAGGGCGCTGGTGACTTGCAGCGCTGCATCCGAGCGGTCGTCCCCCGGCAGATCATCCGGATCCAGGACGACGCTGATCACGTGTGTCCCCTCCTGATCGAAGCGATGTTGAAATTCGACCGCAGCTTCGCCGTGATTCTCAATCTTGACCGACTGTGTTTTCTCTTTAATGCGTTGACCGTCGATTTCGAAATAGACGGGGCAGATCAGATTCGGCTCGGGACCGTCGTAGCGGATCGTCGTCGAGATTTTGACAGGCAGATTTTTCACGCAGACTTCCCGCGATAATGTGAGCTGGTCGACCCGCAGGTTGGATTGCAGGCCTTCATTTTTCTCACCAGCGACATTCGTCGCCCAGAGGTCAATCGGAACCGCGGACTGTTGCATCAGATCATTGACCTGGTCCCAGAGCAGTGTATCCTGTGGCGTCCAGCCGAACGCCTGATCGTCGGTCAGAACGATAATCTCGCGTTCCAGGTTGGACGTTTTCCCCAGAATCTGGACCGCCTTACTGACCGCATTCGCCAGATTCGATTCACCCGCAGGGGGAGGCAGCTGATTCAGCTTCTCACGGACCAGGGAAAAGTTACTGGTCGGGTTGTCGGTGACTACGCGCGGCTGATGACGGGCATCGATGATCGAAATCGTGTCTCCCGGGTTCAGCTCTTCCAGAAAGCGATGCACCCACTGGATCGCGTCTGCGTGAGGCGTGGTGGTGTCACCCTCCCAGCCCATGCTGTAGGAACCATCAATGACAAAAACAACATCGCGTGACTGGGTCGAAATAAACTGGGACAGAAAGCCCCCTGAAATCCAGGGGCGGGCCAGGGCAAAGGTGATCAACGCGATCAGCAGCATGCGAATGGCCAGCAGCAGCCAGCCCTCCATCCGAATCCGCCTGCGGGTTCGTCGTCCGAGTTCCAGGAACTGCATCGCCCCCCACTGGACCACGTCATATTTCTTGCGACTCAGTAAGTGCACCAGGATGGGCAGCGATAATCCCAGCAGGCCGAGAAGCATCATCGGATTAAGGAAATCAAATGTCATGACTGCCTGCTGAGAATGGTTGGTCGGATGGAATAGGGCACGCGGATGGTTTCAATTGGAAGACAGGCCGTATTATATGCTGAAATCGTTGTAAATGGTATCGCCTGTCTGATTTACATTTTCAGGGAGACTTCAGTACAGATTTGTATTGAACTGGTTGGGAATTCCCAGTCCACCGATTATGATGGACTTGACGGGCCTCTGTAAACATGTCCGCCCCATTAAATTTTGATTCGCCCCTCCTGAGAGACCAACGAGGCTGATTCCATGCTGTCTGTTTCTACGAAATATTTCCCCCTGCTGTTAGTCACCATTTCGCTGTTCTGCCGTTTTGAACCGGTACAGGCACAGGAAATTAAACCGGATCAGCTGAAGTCCAGCTATGATGTCGTCATTTACGGCGGTACTTCGGGAGGCATCGCGGCTGCACTCCAGGCACAGCGGATGGGGAAAACCGCACTGCTGATTGAGCCGGGAACGCATCTGGGCGGTCTCTCTTCCGGCGGATTGGGAGCAACCGACATCGGCAACAAAGCAGCCATCGGCGGCGTCGCCCGTGAATTCTATCGACGGCTGGGCACGTACTACAGCCAAGCGGATTCCTGGGTCTATCAGAAACGCAGCGATTACAAAAGTCGGCGGAAAAACAGCTCGGAAACGGAAATGTGGACATTCGAGCCGCACGTAGCGGAAGCCACGTTTGAAAAAATGCTGATCGCCGATCAGGTTCCCTGGGTCAAAAAACAGCGACTGGATCTGAAACAGGGCGTACAGAAAAAGCAGGGGCGCATCAGCGCGATCAAAATGGAAAGCGGTCTGGTCGTCAAAGGGAAAGTCTTCATCGACGCCACTTATGAAGGCGATCTGATGGCGGTGGCAGGAGTCTCCTATCATGTGGGACGCGAGTCCAATGCGACCTATGGCGAAACATTAAACGGTATTCAAACCCGCAATGCCGTCTTCCACCAGTTCATCAAACCCGTCGATCCTTATCTCGTCCCCGGTGACCCGAAAAGCGGCCTGCTGCCGGGAGTGCAGCAGGAAGGTCCCGGCGGGAAAGACGGGGAGGGGGATCACCGCGTGCAAGCCTACTGCTTCCGCATGTGTACCACCGACGTCCCCGAGAACCAGCGGGAATGGGTCAAACCGGAAAATTATGATCCCCAGCGGTATGAACTGCTGTTGCGCAACTTTGAAGCAGGCGACCACCGCGTCCCCTGGGCTCCGACTCTGATGCCCAATCGCAAGACCGATACGAATAATAATTTCGCAATCTCTACCGATAACATCGGTATGAACTATGAATATCCCGACGCCGACTATGAGAAACGCGAACAGATTTTTCAGGAGCACCTGACTTACCAGCAGGGCTTGATGTGGACTCTGGCCAACAGCCCCCGCGTCCCTCCCGCTGTTCAGAAACAGTTCCACAAATGGAAACCGGCCAAAGACGAGTTTCAGGATACGGAAGGCTGGCCGTTTCAGTTGTATGTACGCGAAGCACGGCGGATGATCTCTGAGTATGTCATGACCGAGAAAAACTGCACCTCGGAGCTCATTGCCGAAGACAGTATCGGCCTGGCCGCCTATACGATGGACTCGCACAACCAGCAGCGGTATGCCATCGATGGAAAGGCTCTGAACGAAGGGGATGTGCAGGTCGGCGTGCCCAATCCTTATCCGATTGCCTATCGTTCGATCCGGCCCCGCAAGTCTGAATGCCAGAACCTGCTCGTGCCCGTTGCGATGGCGGCTTCGCATATCGCCTACGGATCGATTCGGATGGAGCCCGTGTTTATGGTGTTGGGACAATCGGCGGCAACCGCTGCCAGCCAGGCCATTGATGCCGGCACCGCGGTCCAGGACATCGATTATTCCACGTTACGCAAACAGCTGCTCAAAGACAAACAGATTCTGATCTGGACCGGCCCACGCAAGGAACCGCCGATTCGCGTCAAATCGCTGTCAGGCATCGTTGTTGACGACACCGACGCCCGGAGTTCACTCGGCTGGAAAAAGAGTTCGTCGATCACTCCTTACGTCGGGCAGGGCTATCAGCATGATGGCGACGCCGACAAGGGGAAACGCGAGATTGTTTTTACAGCAGAGATCCCACAGGACGGTCTGTATGAAGTGCGTGTGTACTATGTTCCGTCATCGAACCGCGCCACCAATGTTCCTTATGAGCTACGGACTGCCGAGGGGCCAGTGACCGTACGCGTCAACCAGCGGAAAAAACCCAATCAGGGTCAATATCAGTTACTCGGGACATTCCTGTTCAAATCAGGAAAACAGAAAATTCTCACGGTTTCGAACCAGGGGACCGACGGGCATGTCATTGTGGATGCCCTGCAACTGGTTCCCGTCAAATCGAATTAAGAAACGACATAGCAGGCACTCGATGAAAAAGCAGGCACAGCGATTTTCATTCAGCATTACTGTGTACTAGAGGTAGTTTCAAAACCCTAAATTACGTGAACAGTTTGGTATAGTATTTGTAGGAGTACCTCCCCAGAAAGGAGGTCTCATTATGACCATGACCCGCGTGTCACGACCTGCCACAGGTCGCAACATTACCGGGTCCAGGACGGAACCAAAACCACAACTCTCGGACGAGCAATGGCTTCTGATCAAAGATCTGTTTCCAGAACCACCGGCAAACGCAGCCGGAGGGCGGCCCAGAGTGGCTCCCCGCGAGTGTCTCGAAGGAATCCTTTGGGTATTAAGGACCGGTGCCCGATGGAAAGATTTACCAACATTTTTACCATCTCCCAGCACTTGCTGGCGTCGTTTCAAGGAATGGACCGAAGACGGTGTCTTCCTGGAAGCATGGCAGCGATTGCTCGAACATTTCGACCGACGGAAGCTGGTAGTCTGGTCGGAAGCATTCGGGGATGGCACATTCTGCCCCGCAAAAAAAGGGGCGCCGATGTCGGAAAGACAAAACGGGGAAAGGGAACCAAGCTTATGCTGCTGGTCGACGGAAACGGGCTCCCTCTCGCTTTGGATCGTGCCAGTGCCTCTCCGGCAGAGGTGAAGCTGATTGAATCCCTGCTGGACCAGCGAGTTTTGCCACGCGACCCCGATCGCCTGATTTATGATCGTGCGGCCGACAGCGATCCCCTGCGCACAGAGCTGGCGGAACGGCAGATAGAGCTGATCTGTCCGCATCGCAAGAACCGTGTGAAACCAGCGACGCAAGACGGGCGTGCTCTGCGGCGATATCGACGCCGCTGGAAAGTCGAACGCACCATCAGCTGGCTGTTCAACTTTCGTCGTCTGGTAATACGATATGAACGATACAGTCATTTGTTTTTAGGATTCGCACAACTCGCGTGCGTGTTCACCTTACTTAATAAGTTATGAAACCACTTCTAGAAGGTTTCTCATGCGACAGCTCTGTTCCCGATTCTCTGTTTACCTGCTTTTGATGGTCTTAGCTCACTCACTGTCCGCACTCGAGCTCCGCGCGGATCTGTTTACTTACGTCAACGAAGAGGGAGCCACCATCACGGAAGAAGCGGCACTCTACG contains:
- a CDS encoding FAD-dependent oxidoreductase; amino-acid sequence: MLSVSTKYFPLLLVTISLFCRFEPVQAQEIKPDQLKSSYDVVIYGGTSGGIAAALQAQRMGKTALLIEPGTHLGGLSSGGLGATDIGNKAAIGGVAREFYRRLGTYYSQADSWVYQKRSDYKSRRKNSSETEMWTFEPHVAEATFEKMLIADQVPWVKKQRLDLKQGVQKKQGRISAIKMESGLVVKGKVFIDATYEGDLMAVAGVSYHVGRESNATYGETLNGIQTRNAVFHQFIKPVDPYLVPGDPKSGLLPGVQQEGPGGKDGEGDHRVQAYCFRMCTTDVPENQREWVKPENYDPQRYELLLRNFEAGDHRVPWAPTLMPNRKTDTNNNFAISTDNIGMNYEYPDADYEKREQIFQEHLTYQQGLMWTLANSPRVPPAVQKQFHKWKPAKDEFQDTEGWPFQLYVREARRMISEYVMTEKNCTSELIAEDSIGLAAYTMDSHNQQRYAIDGKALNEGDVQVGVPNPYPIAYRSIRPRKSECQNLLVPVAMAASHIAYGSIRMEPVFMVLGQSAATAASQAIDAGTAVQDIDYSTLRKQLLKDKQILIWTGPRKEPPIRVKSLSGIVVDDTDARSSLGWKKSSSITPYVGQGYQHDGDADKGKREIVFTAEIPQDGLYEVRVYYVPSSNRATNVPYELRTAEGPVTVRVNQRKKPNQGQYQLLGTFLFKSGKQKILTVSNQGTDGHVIVDALQLVPVKSN
- a CDS encoding BatA domain-containing protein: MTFDFLNPMMLLGLLGLSLPILVHLLSRKKYDVVQWGAMQFLELGRRTRRRIRMEGWLLLAIRMLLIALITFALARPWISGGFLSQFISTQSRDVVFVIDGSYSMGWEGDTTTPHADAIQWVHRFLEELNPGDTISIIDARHQPRVVTDNPTSNFSLVREKLNQLPPPAGESNLANAVSKAVQILGKTSNLEREIIVLTDDQAFGWTPQDTLLWDQVNDLMQQSAVPIDLWATNVAGEKNEGLQSNLRVDQLTLSREVCVKNLPVKISTTIRYDGPEPNLICPVYFEIDGQRIKEKTQSVKIENHGEAAVEFQHRFDQEGTHVISVVLDPDDLPGDDRSDAALQVTSALPVLLVDGTPSFDPTRSEVFFANLALTAPTNRTPWIQTTVIEKDQLTADLLKNQAVVILANVDSLTEVQAGALIDFVNLQGGGVMIALGDQVNPQEYQKVLFQPQGLIPVELKAQEASQGLEFGNVTQIDSDSLQSPWLNRFRGEYANGLTAARFNRWWDIMLLETEAPPADEKDGAAESDVPAPIAPQEIAKLTNQKPLLVMMNHQRGRVLLMTSSLDADWNNLPSKPDYVPFLHEAVFELSSGRVFRNLQLDEPIVVPVPAGTTIEQFTFLDPNEKPAVGTIDPAVNGATFQCTNTSLPGIYQLNPKSDKNPELRPDRFVVNFDRSESNLTPLSEAEQKSLTETYHFTFFKTLDELKQGMFSDVSETEFWRFLLLIFLLLMVGELFLTRRLVQGGHVSLPEENK
- a CDS encoding IS5 family transposase (programmed frameshift) — its product is MTRVSRPATGRNITGSRTEPKPQLSDEQWLLIKDLFPEPPANAAGGRPRVAPRECLEGILWVLRTGARWKDLPTFLPSPSTCWRRFKEWTEDGVFLEAWQRLLEHFDRRKLVVWSEAFGDGTFCPAKKGAPDVGKTKRGKGTKLMLLVDGNGLPLALDRASASPAEVKLIESLLDQRVLPRDPDRLIYDRAADSDPLRTELAERQIELICPHRKNRVKPATQDGRALRRYRRRWKVERTISWLFNFRRLVIRYERYSHLFLGFAQLACVFTLLNKL